The sequence below is a genomic window from Prionailurus viverrinus isolate Anna unplaced genomic scaffold, UM_Priviv_1.0 scaffold_60, whole genome shotgun sequence.
cccgcccccagcaccgcaccccacccccccccaccccgccccgggtCCCGCCCATGCGAGGCTCCACTCCGCCCCTTTCCCCTtaggccccgccccggccccgcctcctAGGGCTGTCCCAGGCCAGGGGCTGTCCGCGAAGGCGCGCTCGTCCTCCCCGCCCCTGTAGAGCGCCGGCTGTGACGGTTTGCTGGGCTCGGACGCCCGCGAAGATCACTGCGGCCGCTGCGGCGGCGCCAACGAGTCGTGCCTTTTCGTGCAGCGCGTGTTCCGTGACTCCGGTGACCGCCCTCCCCGTCGTACCCGCTTGCCCAGAGCGGGCCCTTTAACGAGCCTCGGGCCCGGAAGCGAAATCCCGAGCTGATTGGGCAGTCCgtggcccagccccctccctctcttctttctgactGGTTACTGTCAGATGGTCCTGCCCTTCCCGGAACAGATGGGGTTTTAACTCTTTCCCAGCTGCACTTAAGCGAGAATAATCTTACCTCCAAAAGTTTACCGAGCGTTGTGGAGGTGCCAGGACGCTGGCTAACTTGCTTACcgcagtatctcatttaatcctcaactCATCCCTCAAATACCCTCCCACTCGCGCCCAACGCCCTCCTTTCCTTCCGCCCAGGTGCCTTCGCTGGGTACTGGAACGTGACCTTGATCCCCCAGGGCGCCAGACACATCCGCGTAGCCCACCGGAGCCGCAACCACCTGGGTATCGCAGGGCCCGAAGGGGGAGGCGTCTTGCTGGCCGCCTCGGATACAGCCGGGgaggctgcggctgcggctgcggctgcggggGAAGGGGTGCGGGAGGCGGAACGGGCCGGTTCCCGGAGCCCGGGCTGACCTTTCCCTTGCAGCGCTGATAGGGGTCGACGGGCGCCACGTGCTCAACGGGAACTGGGCGGTCAGCCCACCCGGGACCTACGAGGCGGCGGGCACCCGTGTGGTCTACACCCGCGCTGCGGGGCCAGAGGAGACGCTGCGCGCGGCTGGGCCCACCTCCCAAGACCTGCTCCTGCAGGTGTGGCCCAGGCTCTTCTGGGGCAGCTGGGAGATGGAGGGGGCGCTTGGCTactggatgggggcggggggacgggggCCAGAGCGGGGAAGCTGGGCCATCGGGTCCGAGTGCGGCTCCCTCGGCGTGACACCCCTCCAGGTCCTCCTGCAGGAGCCCAACCCCGGCATCGAGTTCGAGTTCTGGCTCCCTCGGGAGCGCTATGGCCCCTTCCAGGCGCAGGCGCAGGCCCTGGGCTGGTCCCTGCGGCAGCCGCAGCCTCGGGAGGTGGAACCACAGCCCCCTGAAGCCCCCGCGGCCCCAGCTGCCGGTTCCCCGAggaccccgccccccgccccaggtgaGGTGGGGACGGCCCGGTGGGAGCTAGCAGGGAGGTGAGGTCCGTGCCCCTCACCGTGCGCCCCCCACAGACCCCTGCTCACCGTGCCCAGACACTCGAGGTCGCGCGCACCGGCTGCTCCACTATTGCGGCGGCGACTTCGGTGAGAGACTCCTAACCCCAACCGCTACCTGACTCCTGGTTGACCTGAACTTCAGCCCTGTCCTGCTGACCCCTGATGGCGATCTGACTTTACCCTTGACTCCTTGACCTGACTCCAACTTGACTCCTTCTGCCCCGAATGGGACTCCTTGATCTGACCCTTTGCCCTCATCTGAACTTGGACCCCTCATTGATCCCAGGCCCCTCTCCACAGTCCCCAGGGACCCCCAGTGCTCCATCTGGCCCCGGTTCCTTTCTCTGGCAACGGGGTGCACCTGGGGGGGTGGGTGCCCAGGGTGGAGTGTCCAGTCGGCCTCAGCAAAGTCCTGCCCACAGTGTTCAGGGCCCGAGTGCTGAGCCGCCTCCAACAGGCCCAGGAGACGCGCTATGAGGTTCACGTGCAGCTCATCTATAAGAACCGCTCGCCACTGCGGGCCCTGGAGTACGTGTGGGCCCTGGGTCGCTGCCCCTGCCCGCGGCTGGACCTCCATCGCGAGTACCTGCTGGCTGTCCAGCGCCTCATCAGCCCTGACGGCACTCAGGACCGGCTGTTGCTGCCCCACACTGGCTACGCCCGAGCGTGGAGCCCTGCCGAGGACAGCCGCGTGCGCCTGGCTGCCCGACACTGCCCCGCCTGAGCCGCGGGACCGGGCCCCCGCCACCTGCAGCAACAGAGGCATGCCTgaccgggctcaaactcagcgTATTTCCCGTCTTGCCCCGGCTTCCAGTGGCTTCCCGCCTACTACACATGCTTAGCTGTCCCTGCACCCAGTCAGGTCCACTGTCATGAGCAGGAGGCACTGGTGAGGGAGGACACACTGAAGAGACGCTCTTATTTCCTCTCTCACtctggctgccaggaagctcatAGATGATTTATACTTAGAAACTTTGTGTCTGCTTTTATTTGCTTTGCCCCATGCTCACCTTCGTAGAGACACTGTCACAAACGAGCATGGCCCAAAGGAAGACTGCCCAACAAGACCTTGGAATAGGGCAGTTTCCCCTCTTGCCCTGGCTGCCAGGACGTTCACTGCTGTTTAACTCCCTGACactctgtgctctctcttctcACTGACACACGTACACCTCATGTGTTCAGAGACACCGTCTCCAACAGACATGCTCCCTAGAAGACACGCCTACCCAGGTACTGTAAGGTACCCATTTCCCCTTTTGCCCCGGctaccaggaagctcagagatAATCTTGAGCGCCTCAgcaagtctttctttctttctttctttctttctttctttctttcctttcctttttttccttttctcctccttcctccctttgtcccttccttccttccttccttccttccgatcttatttttaaaataatctctacgcccgatgtggggcccgaacccacaaccCGGAGACCTAGAGTCACATCCTCCCCCAACTGAGCTGGCCGGATGCCCCTGGCTGGGTTTCTTTCGGACAACACTGCTATCCGTCCCTGTTTCTGCCTATTTAATCTTTGCGAGCCCTTTCACGACAAGGACACCCCAGTGACACATACGCGGCTGCAGAAATTCCAGGATGCGCTGGTGGTCAGACCCACGGTCACGCTGTCACGATGTGTGCACAACACTCTCACGTGcacccagccctcctcctcctcctcctcctcctcctcctggtccagtgccccctccccacgccccctGAGGGCCACACTGCCATCTCATGCTACCCGGGGCCCTGGTCCCTGTCCTCCTGTGTTCTCCTGGATATGTTCTACTCGTCAGTCTTCTG
It includes:
- the ADAMTSL5 gene encoding ADAMTS-like protein 5 isoform X3, with product MRSRGTGWTGARSTRLVTPNPGAPCHHRSGSRGGPGGPGAARGLLPGTQPPSQPRQPHLLHSPSYSAGLRPADPHCTDGETEAWGCGVAGPRPHRKNLLLLWTLLNCGLGGSAQGPGEWTPWGSWSRCSSSCGRGVSVRSRRCIWPPGLDTCWGDTHEYRLCHLPDCPPGAIPFRDLQCALYNGHPVLGTQKTYQWVPFYGAPNQCHLHCLAEGHAFYHTFGRVLDGTPCSPGAQGLCVAGRCLSAGCDGLLGSDAREDHCGRCGGANESCLFVQRVFRDSGAFAGYWNVTLIPQGARHIRVAHRSRNHLALIGVDGRHVLNGNWAVSPPGTYEAAGTRVVYTRAAGPEETLRAAGPTSQDLLLQAQAQALGWSLRQPQPREVEPQPPEAPAAPAAGSPRTPPPAPDPCSPCPDTRGRAHRLLHYCGGDFVFRARVLSRLQQAQETRYEVHVQLIYKNRSPLRALEYVWALGRCPCPRLDLHREYLLAVQRLISPDGTQDRLLLPHTGYARAWSPAEDSRVRLAARHCPA
- the ADAMTSL5 gene encoding ADAMTS-like protein 5 isoform X2 yields the protein MRSRGTGWTGARSTRLVTPNPGAPCHHRSGSRGGPGGPGAARGLLPGTQPPSQPRQPHLLHSPSYSAGLRPADPHCTDGETEAWGCGVAGPRPHRKNLLLLWTLLNCGLGGSAQGPGEWTPWGSWSRCSSSCGRGVSVRSRRCIWPPGLDTCWGDTHEYRLCHLPDCPPGAIPFRDLQCALYNGHPVLGTQKTYQWVPFYGAPNQCHLHCLAEGHAFYHTFGRVLDGTPCSPGAQGLCVAGRCLSAGCDGLLGSDAREDHCGRCGGANESCLFVQRVFRDSGAFAGYWNVTLIPQGARHIRVAHRSRNHLALIGVDGRHVLNGNWAVSPPGTYEAAGTRVVYTRAAGPEETLRAAGPTSQDLLLQEPNPGIEFEFWLPRERYGPFQAQAQALGWSLRQPQPREVEPQPPEAPAAPAAGSPRTPPPAPDPCSPCPDTRGRAHRLLHYCGGDFVFRARVLSRLQQAQETRYEVHVQLIYKNRSPLRALEYVWALGRCPCPRLDLHREYLLAVQRLISPDGTQDRLLLPHTGYARAWSPAEDSRVRLAARHCPA
- the ADAMTSL5 gene encoding ADAMTS-like protein 5 isoform X1, producing the protein MRSRGTGWTGARSTRLVTPNPGAPCHHRSGSRGGPGGPGAARGLLPGTQPPSQPRQPHLLHSPSYSAGLRPADPHCTDGETEAWGCGVAGPRPHRKNLLLLWTLLNCGLGGSAQGPGEWTPWGSWSRCSSSCGRGVSVRSRRCIWPPGLDTCWGDTHEYRLCHLPDCPPGAIPFRDLQCALYNGHPVLGTQKTYQWVPFYGAPNQCHLHCLAEGHAFYHTFGRVLDGTPCSPGAQGLCVAGRCLSAGCDGLLGSDAREDHCGRCGGANESCLFVQRVFRDSGAFAGYWNVTLIPQGARHIRVAHRSRNHLALIGVDGRHVLNGNWAVSPPGTYEAAGTRVVYTRAAGPEETLRAAGPTSQDLLLQVLLQEPNPGIEFEFWLPRERYGPFQAQAQALGWSLRQPQPREVEPQPPEAPAAPAAGSPRTPPPAPDPCSPCPDTRGRAHRLLHYCGGDFVFRARVLSRLQQAQETRYEVHVQLIYKNRSPLRALEYVWALGRCPCPRLDLHREYLLAVQRLISPDGTQDRLLLPHTGYARAWSPAEDSRVRLAARHCPA
- the ADAMTSL5 gene encoding ADAMTS-like protein 5 isoform X4 translates to MGKLRPGDVEWLALGHTERDENRGPERLNDCPTSHSRWAQGWGSDPGLLAPPLPRPLCSPPPRPLQNLLLLWTLLNCGLGGSAQGPGEWTPWGSWSRCSSSCGRGVSVRSRRCIWPPGLDTCWGDTHEYRLCHLPDCPPGAIPFRDLQCALYNGHPVLGTQKTYQWVPFYGAPNQCHLHCLAEGHAFYHTFGRVLDGTPCSPGAQGLCVAGRCLSAGCDGLLGSDAREDHCGRCGGANESCLFVQRVFRDSGAFAGYWNVTLIPQGARHIRVAHRSRNHLALIGVDGRHVLNGNWAVSPPGTYEAAGTRVVYTRAAGPEETLRAAGPTSQDLLLQVLLQEPNPGIEFEFWLPRERYGPFQAQAQALGWSLRQPQPREVEPQPPEAPAAPAAGSPRTPPPAPDPCSPCPDTRGRAHRLLHYCGGDFVFRARVLSRLQQAQETRYEVHVQLIYKNRSPLRALEYVWALGRCPCPRLDLHREYLLAVQRLISPDGTQDRLLLPHTGYARAWSPAEDSRVRLAARHCPA
- the ADAMTSL5 gene encoding ADAMTS-like protein 5 isoform X5 → MRSRGTGWTGARSTRLVTPNPGAPCHHRSGSRGGPGGPGAARGLLPGTQPPSQPRQPHLLHSPSYSAGLRPADPHCTDGETEAWGCGVAGPRPHRKNLLLLWTLLNCGLGGSAQGPGEWTPWGSWSRCSSSCGRGVSVRSRRCIWPPGLDTCWGDTHEYRLCHLPDCPPGAIPFRDLQCALYNGHPVLGTQKTYQWVPFYGGAFAGYWNVTLIPQGARHIRVAHRSRNHLALIGVDGRHVLNGNWAVSPPGTYEAAGTRVVYTRAAGPEETLRAAGPTSQDLLLQVLLQEPNPGIEFEFWLPRERYGPFQAQAQALGWSLRQPQPREVEPQPPEAPAAPAAGSPRTPPPAPDPCSPCPDTRGRAHRLLHYCGGDFVFRARVLSRLQQAQETRYEVHVQLIYKNRSPLRALEYVWALGRCPCPRLDLHREYLLAVQRLISPDGTQDRLLLPHTGYARAWSPAEDSRVRLAARHCPA